TCCAAAAGACCCTAAAAGGACCGTCAGTAGGATAAATAGTGTGAGTTTTCTGCTCATAATCAACCACCTTTTTTCAGCAATTAATACTCCAAAAGATACAGATTTGACCTGCTCCCACACATAGTATCAGTATTTAAGTTAGTTTTGTAGTGGCTGCCGTACAATACCGCTTGGGCTGTATGCGGATATTATCCCTCTGAGGGATAATAAGTCAATGAAAGAAGGCCACAGCATTTGATATTCCGGCCAAGAGACACGGAATTTAAAGAAATCCCCCCCCGCAGAAAACCCTACAAAACACGACTTTCTTTTAACCCGACAAACTTAGCGGCTCTCTTCTTCTGACGTATAACGATTTGGTGTTGGATTATTTTTAATGTCTTTTATCGCTTCAAGAAGCCTTATGGTTGCATCTCGATCTATGTCATTTCCTTGATATCTTACTTCATAGAGGCCTTGAAGATTCGATGGAAGTTGAACCCCTTCGCGCACAAGAAGAATGAATCGCCTTCCATAAAGGGCCATTGCTGC
The DNA window shown above is from Candidatus Bathyanammoxibius amoris and carries:
- a CDS encoding nucleotide-binding protein; amino-acid sequence: SIEKQSVSKPVPDKVMDEMRGCGAAIIHVDAEQTLIDKDANEHSIINPNVLIEIGAAMALYGRRFILLVREGVQLPSNLQGLYEVRYQGNDIDRDATIRLLEAIKDIKNNPTPNRYTSEEESR